The Gouania willdenowi chromosome 7, fGouWil2.1, whole genome shotgun sequence genome includes a window with the following:
- the amigo1 gene encoding amphoterin-induced protein 1 has protein sequence MLQPSNRAGDGLLETLIHRWLWFLGLSSMFLWLPGASGTTLNCHKTCVCASNIVSCSKMNLTTVPTGLPLYTAVLDLSYNEIIKLRSEWTPVKLPNLHNLLLSHNGLQFVSSEAFIYVKHLRYLDLSSNSLHQLDEFIFEPLVNLEVLLLYNNQITQIDRSAFISMINIQKIYLSQNLISRFPVELVRERSHLEKLSLLDVSSNRIKTLPLDELQILPAWIKNSLYFHNNPLLCHCDLYTLLAHWYIRKLNSAVDFKDDFTCILPGPQKTQVGVFELSGDYMNCSTFKEKEEEAYLEQTLTLHCDTKHRNMRKIWMTPANVPVTPGSNQTAKVLSDGSLQISSVRSEDSGTYSCFATSETFNETIYVVLKVFNFTMHGGGDTLNTAYTTLVGCLASVVLVLMYLYLTPCRCFCCPNKDKPRGEDSIHSSMLSVTPTHGDPTLKAELNRHVAFIDSKDLHGQNGKLNPNGDENDDDLDAEAGSLMTGKRKKSVAESISSVFSDTPMVV, from the coding sequence ATGTTGCAACCTTCGAACAGAGCAGGTGACGGCCTGTTGGAAACATTAATCCACAGATGGCTTTGGTTCCTCGGCCTCTCCTCGATGTTCCTCTGGCTTCCAGGGGCATCCGGAACAACACTGAACTGCCATAAAACATGTGTATGCGCCTCAAACATCGTCAGTTGCTCCAAGATGAACCTGACCACTGTCCCAACTGGTCTGCCGCTCTACACTGCTGTGTTGGACCTCAGCTACAATGAGATCATTAAGCTGCGATCGGAGTGGACTCCGGTCAAGCTCCCAAACCTGCACAACCTCCTACTAAGTCACAACGGCCTCCAGTTTGTTTCCTCAGAGGCATTCATTTACGTGAAGCACTTGCGGTACTTGGACTTGTCCTCCAACAGCTTGCACCAGCTGGATGAATTCATCTTTGAGCCTCTGGTGAACTTGGAGGTCCTCCTGCTATACAACAACCAAATAACACAGATTGATCGCTCAGCTTTTATTAgcatgatcaacattcagaaGATTTACCTAAGCCAGAACCTTATCTCCCGCTTCCCCGTGGAGCTGGTCAGGGAGAGGTCCCACCTGGAAAAACTCAGTCTCCTGGATGTGTCTTCAAACAGGATCAAGACATTGCCTTTAGATGAGCTTCAGATTCTACCTGCTTGGATTAAAAATAGCCTCTATTTCCACAACAACCCACTGCTGTGTCACTGTGACCTCTACACACTTCTCGCCCACTGGTACATTCGAAAGCTCAACTCTGCTGTGGACTTTAAAGATGACTTCACGTGTATTCTCCCGGGTCCTCAGAAAACCCAAGTGGGTGTTTTTGAACTCAGTGGTGACTACATGAACTGCAGCACATTCAAGGAGAAAGAGGAAGAGGCGTATCTGGAACAAACGCTGACTCTCCACTGCGACACCAAACACAGGAACATGCGAAAGATCTGGATGACACCTGCCAATGTTCCGGTGACTCCTGGAAGCAACCAGACAGCCAAAGTCTTGTCAGATGGGAGTCTTCAGATTAGTTCGGTGCGGTCTGAGGACTCCGGTACCTATTCTTGTTTTGCCACAAGTGAGACCTTCAACGAGACTATCTATGTGGTGCTCAAGGTTTTCAATTTCACCATGCACGGTGGTGGAGACACTCTGAACACAGCGTATACCACGTTGGTCGGCTGCCTGGCCAGCGTGGTGCTGGTGCTAATGTATCTGTACTTAACTCCATGTCGCTGTTTCTGCTGCCCCAACAAGGACAAGCCTCGGGGGGAGGACAGCATTCATTCCTCGATGCTCAGTGTGACACCCACCCACGGAGACCCAACGCTCAAGGCGGAGCTGAACAGGCATGTTGCGTTCATTGACTCTAAGGACTTGCACGGCCAGAATGGCAAGCTAAATCCTAACGGGGACGAGAACGACGATGATCTGGATGCAGAAGCTGGGTCTCTGATgacaggaaagaggaagaaatCAGTAGCAGAGTCCATAAGCTCTGTATTCTCAGACACTCCCATGGTGGTCTGA